The Flavobacteriales bacterium region AGCCCAATCTATTGAAAATGGAATTAATGAATTAGGAATTCAATTTTGTGGCAGTGGTAATGGAATAAATATGAGTGCTAATAAACATCAAGCTATACGTTCAGCATTATGTTGGGAGGTTGAAATTGCTGAATTAGCACGATTACACAATGATGCTAATGTATGTACTATGCCAGCACGTTTCATAGATTTAGAAAAAGCGCTTTCAATAATAGATATTTTTTTAAATACAGATTTTGAAGGTGGAAGACATCAAAGAAGAGTTGATAAAATAAGTTGTTAAATA contains the following coding sequences:
- the rpiB gene encoding ribose 5-phosphate isomerase B — translated: MSKNIGIACDHAGFDYKESVISHLKNKGYTVTDYGCFSTDSVDYPDFAHQLAQSIENGINELGIQFCGSGNGINMSANKHQAIRSALCWEVEIAELARLHNDANVCTMPARFIDLEKALSIIDIFLNTDFEGGRHQRRVDKISC